Proteins encoded together in one Mobula hypostoma chromosome 9, sMobHyp1.1, whole genome shotgun sequence window:
- the LOC134351738 gene encoding ras-related protein Rab-19-like isoform X2 has protein sequence MNPGGSGADEAFDYLFKIVLIGDSNIGKTCVVHRFKSGVFIEKQQNTIGVDFIVKTMDIEGKKVKVWDTAGQERFRTITQSYYRSAHGAMIAYDITKQSSFNSVPHWVNEIQRYGAANVVQLLIGNKADLGERREVPFEEACNVAEKFGLLAVLETSAKEAQNVDEAFQLLTRELLARNGLHLSSESSRGSLHLDSRPVGVSAPHEKRSCSC, from the exons ATGAATCCAGGAGGGTCCGGCGCAGACGAAGCTTTTGACTATCTCTTTAAAATCGTGCTTATTGGAGATTCCAATATTGGCAAGACCTGTGTGGTTCACCGTTTCAAATCTGGAGTCTTCATTGAGAAACAGCAGAATACTATTGGAGTGGACTTCATTGTTAAAACAATGGACATTGAAGGCAAGAAAGTGAAG GTGTGGGACACGGCGGGGCAGGAGCGTTTCCGGACCATCACGCAGAGTTACTACAGGAGTGCGCACGGGGCCATGATTGCCTACGACATCACCAAGCAGTCCTCCTTCAACTCAGTGCCGCACTGGGTCAACGAGATCCAGCGATACGGAGCGGCCAACGTCGTCCAGCTGTTGATTG GAAACAAGGCTGATCTGGGGGAGAGACGTGAAGTTCCTTTCGAGGAGGCCTGCAATGTGGCTGAAAAGTTTGGTCTGTTGGCTGTACTGGAGACATCGGCCAAAGAGGCGCAGAATGTTGATGAGGCCTTTCAGCTGCTGACCAGAGAGCTGTTGGCGAGGAATGGGCTACACTTGTCCAGCGAAAGCAGTCGAGGTTCACTCCACCTGGATTCCCGGCCGGTCGGAGTTAGCGCACCCCATGAGAAAAGGTCCTGTTCCTGTTGA
- the LOC134351738 gene encoding ras-related protein Rab-19-like isoform X1: MNPGGSGADEAFDYLFKIVLIGDSNIGKTCVVHRFKSGVFIEKQQNTIGVDFIVKTMDIEGKKVKVQVWDTAGQERFRTITQSYYRSAHGAMIAYDITKQSSFNSVPHWVNEIQRYGAANVVQLLIGNKADLGERREVPFEEACNVAEKFGLLAVLETSAKEAQNVDEAFQLLTRELLARNGLHLSSESSRGSLHLDSRPVGVSAPHEKRSCSC; encoded by the exons ATGAATCCAGGAGGGTCCGGCGCAGACGAAGCTTTTGACTATCTCTTTAAAATCGTGCTTATTGGAGATTCCAATATTGGCAAGACCTGTGTGGTTCACCGTTTCAAATCTGGAGTCTTCATTGAGAAACAGCAGAATACTATTGGAGTGGACTTCATTGTTAAAACAATGGACATTGAAGGCAAGAAAGTGAAG GTGCAGGTGTGGGACACGGCGGGGCAGGAGCGTTTCCGGACCATCACGCAGAGTTACTACAGGAGTGCGCACGGGGCCATGATTGCCTACGACATCACCAAGCAGTCCTCCTTCAACTCAGTGCCGCACTGGGTCAACGAGATCCAGCGATACGGAGCGGCCAACGTCGTCCAGCTGTTGATTG GAAACAAGGCTGATCTGGGGGAGAGACGTGAAGTTCCTTTCGAGGAGGCCTGCAATGTGGCTGAAAAGTTTGGTCTGTTGGCTGTACTGGAGACATCGGCCAAAGAGGCGCAGAATGTTGATGAGGCCTTTCAGCTGCTGACCAGAGAGCTGTTGGCGAGGAATGGGCTACACTTGTCCAGCGAAAGCAGTCGAGGTTCACTCCACCTGGATTCCCGGCCGGTCGGAGTTAGCGCACCCCATGAGAAAAGGTCCTGTTCCTGTTGA